From the Sporichthyaceae bacterium genome, one window contains:
- a CDS encoding methyltransferase domain-containing protein: MDKAKYHQAVGAMIGHMTGSMVCFGIWLGDEVGLWRAMHGSEPMTAADIAKAAGTNERLTLEWLRGQVAAQLLDYDEAAETFLLSEEVAALVADDTSPVFISRGMYTTSALYHDMDRIAQTMRGDGKFAWGDHHPHLFKGTEWFFRTGYRAHLTSSWIPAMDGVVEQLTAGAAVADVGCGHGASAIVLAGEFPASRIVGFDYHAASVRVARERAAEAGVGDRVEFEVAGAHDYPGSFDLICFFDCLHDMGDPVGAARHARERLNPDGSVLLVEPFALDGPSNLTDNPMAPMLYIASAAICTPTSLAQDVGLGLGAQAGPGRLREVFAEAGFSRFDVVSTSALNMIVQARV; the protein is encoded by the coding sequence ATGGACAAGGCGAAGTACCACCAGGCCGTCGGCGCGATGATCGGCCACATGACCGGCTCGATGGTCTGCTTCGGCATCTGGCTGGGCGACGAGGTCGGGCTATGGCGGGCGATGCACGGCTCCGAGCCGATGACCGCGGCGGACATCGCCAAGGCTGCCGGCACGAACGAGCGCCTGACGCTGGAGTGGCTGCGTGGGCAGGTCGCGGCGCAGCTGCTGGACTACGACGAGGCCGCCGAGACCTTCCTGCTGTCCGAGGAAGTGGCCGCGCTGGTCGCCGACGACACCTCGCCGGTGTTCATCTCGCGGGGCATGTACACCACGTCCGCGCTGTACCACGACATGGACCGCATCGCCCAGACGATGCGCGGCGACGGGAAGTTCGCCTGGGGCGACCACCACCCGCACCTGTTCAAGGGCACCGAGTGGTTCTTCCGCACCGGATACCGCGCTCACCTGACCAGCAGCTGGATCCCGGCGATGGACGGGGTCGTGGAGCAGCTGACGGCCGGTGCCGCCGTGGCCGACGTCGGCTGCGGGCACGGCGCCTCGGCGATCGTGCTCGCCGGCGAGTTCCCGGCCAGCCGAATCGTCGGCTTCGACTATCACGCCGCCTCCGTACGAGTGGCCCGCGAGCGGGCCGCGGAGGCCGGGGTCGGCGACCGCGTCGAGTTCGAGGTCGCCGGCGCGCACGACTACCCCGGTAGTTTCGACCTGATCTGCTTCTTCGACTGCCTGCACGACATGGGCGACCCGGTGGGCGCCGCGCGGCACGCCCGGGAGCGGTTGAACCCGGACGGCTCGGTCCTGCTCGTGGAGCCGTTCGCCCTGGACGGGCCGAGCAATCTGACCGACAACCCGATGGCGCCGATGCTCTACATCGCCTCGGCCGCGATCTGCACGCCGACCTCGTTGGCCCAGGACGTCGGACTGGGTCTGGGCGCCCAGGCCGGACCGGGCCGGCTCCGGGAGGTCTTCGCCGAGGCCGGCTTCAGCCGCTTCGACGTCGTCAGCACCTCGGCCCTGAACATGATCGTGCAGGCCCGCGTCTGA
- a CDS encoding valine--tRNA ligase — protein sequence MSDASATELSTRYVPAEVEAPLYEKWVKAGYFEADPASDKPPYAIVIPPPNVTGSLHLGHAFEHTLIDALVRRRRMQGYEALWLPGTDHAGIATQNVVERELAKQGLSRHDLGREAFVAKVWEWKAQSGGKILDQMRRLGDGVAWDRERFTMDEGLSRAVLTMFKRLYDDGLIYRANRITNWCPRCHTALSDIEVEHSEDAGELVSIRYGDGAGSIVVATTRPETMLGDTAVAVHPEDERYRHLIGTTVELPLTGRQIPIVADEHVDPEFGTGAVKVTPAHDPNDFEIGKRHNLAEITIMDDSAIVTVPGPFQGLDRFEARPAVVAALREDGRIVAEKRPYLHSVGHCSRCKTVVEPRLSLQWYVNVAPLAKAAGDAVRDGRVVIHPKELEPRWFAWVDNMHDWCISRQLWWGHRIPVWYSAAGEVRCVGPDDEAPGEGWTQDPDVLDTWFSSGLWPFSTLGWPERTPDLARFYPTSVLVTGYDILFFWVARMMMFGLYAMQSDGPSGDIPFGTVALHGMVRDQFGKKMSKSFGNAVDPLDWMDAYGSDALRFTLARGANPGADVPIGEEWVQGSRNFCNKLWNATRFAMLNGAAVRELPGPEALSPVDRWMLSRLHATVAEVDALYEDYEFAKATEALYHLVWDEFCDWYVELAKGPLAAGGAAAQATTAVLGHVLDVLLRLLHPVIPFVTEALWTTLTGGESVVVAPWPTAQPQYLDPAAEAQIAAVQDLVTEVRRFRADQGVPPGKKVAARITADGSVPGLAEHVEAVRSLSKLTVDDGTFAATATLRIPGAVVELDLAGAIDVAAERARLSKDLTTAASEVAAARGKLENNDFLQKAPEPVVAKIRGRLSSAEADIARITAQLDALGPA from the coding sequence GTGAGTGACGCGTCCGCCACCGAACTGTCCACCCGCTACGTCCCCGCCGAGGTGGAGGCGCCGCTGTACGAGAAGTGGGTGAAGGCGGGCTACTTCGAGGCGGACCCGGCCTCCGACAAACCCCCGTACGCGATCGTGATCCCGCCGCCGAACGTGACCGGGTCGCTGCACCTCGGCCACGCGTTCGAGCACACGCTGATCGACGCGCTGGTCCGACGCCGCCGGATGCAGGGCTACGAGGCACTGTGGTTGCCGGGCACGGACCACGCCGGGATCGCGACCCAGAACGTCGTGGAGCGGGAACTGGCCAAGCAGGGGCTGTCCCGGCACGACCTCGGCCGCGAGGCGTTCGTGGCCAAGGTCTGGGAGTGGAAGGCGCAGTCCGGCGGGAAGATCCTCGACCAGATGCGCCGACTGGGCGACGGCGTCGCGTGGGACCGGGAACGGTTCACCATGGACGAGGGCCTGTCGCGCGCCGTGCTCACGATGTTCAAGCGCCTCTACGACGACGGTCTGATCTACCGCGCCAACCGCATCACGAACTGGTGCCCGCGCTGCCACACCGCGCTGTCCGACATAGAGGTCGAGCACTCCGAGGACGCCGGCGAACTGGTCTCGATCCGCTACGGCGACGGGGCCGGCTCGATCGTGGTCGCCACCACCCGGCCCGAGACGATGCTCGGCGACACCGCGGTCGCCGTGCACCCGGAGGACGAGCGCTACCGACACCTGATCGGCACCACGGTCGAGCTTCCGCTGACGGGTCGTCAGATCCCGATCGTCGCGGACGAGCACGTCGACCCCGAGTTCGGCACCGGCGCCGTGAAGGTCACCCCGGCGCACGACCCGAACGACTTCGAGATCGGCAAGCGGCACAACCTGGCCGAGATCACGATCATGGACGACAGCGCCATCGTCACCGTGCCCGGACCGTTCCAGGGCCTGGACCGCTTCGAGGCCCGGCCGGCCGTGGTCGCCGCGCTGCGCGAGGACGGGCGCATCGTCGCGGAGAAGCGGCCGTATCTGCACTCGGTCGGGCACTGCTCCCGGTGCAAGACCGTTGTGGAGCCGCGGCTCTCGCTGCAGTGGTACGTCAACGTCGCGCCGCTGGCCAAGGCCGCCGGCGACGCGGTCCGCGACGGCCGCGTGGTGATCCACCCGAAGGAGTTGGAGCCACGCTGGTTCGCCTGGGTCGACAACATGCACGACTGGTGCATCTCCCGGCAGTTGTGGTGGGGCCACCGGATCCCGGTCTGGTACTCCGCCGCCGGAGAAGTGCGTTGCGTCGGGCCGGACGACGAGGCGCCGGGGGAGGGCTGGACCCAGGACCCCGACGTGCTCGACACGTGGTTCTCCTCGGGCCTGTGGCCGTTCTCGACCCTGGGTTGGCCGGAGCGCACGCCGGACCTGGCGCGCTTCTACCCGACCTCGGTCCTGGTCACCGGCTACGACATCCTGTTCTTCTGGGTCGCCCGGATGATGATGTTCGGCTTGTACGCGATGCAGTCTGACGGTCCGTCAGGAGATATTCCCTTCGGCACTGTCGCCCTGCACGGCATGGTCCGCGACCAGTTCGGCAAGAAGATGAGCAAGTCGTTCGGCAATGCCGTCGACCCGTTGGACTGGATGGACGCCTACGGCTCCGACGCCCTGCGGTTCACCCTGGCCCGTGGTGCCAACCCCGGCGCGGACGTGCCGATCGGTGAGGAGTGGGTCCAGGGCAGCCGGAACTTCTGCAACAAGCTCTGGAACGCCACCCGGTTCGCGATGCTCAACGGCGCGGCCGTCCGCGAACTGCCGGGGCCCGAGGCGCTCTCGCCGGTCGACCGGTGGATGCTGTCCCGGCTGCACGCCACGGTGGCCGAGGTCGACGCGCTCTATGAGGACTACGAGTTCGCCAAGGCCACCGAAGCGCTCTACCACCTGGTCTGGGACGAGTTCTGCGACTGGTACGTCGAGCTGGCCAAGGGCCCGCTGGCGGCCGGCGGCGCGGCGGCGCAGGCCACGACCGCGGTGCTCGGCCACGTCCTCGACGTCCTGCTGCGCCTGCTGCACCCCGTCATTCCGTTCGTCACCGAGGCCCTGTGGACCACGTTGACCGGCGGCGAGTCGGTGGTCGTCGCGCCCTGGCCGACCGCGCAACCCCAGTACCTGGACCCGGCGGCCGAGGCCCAGATCGCAGCGGTGCAGGACCTGGTGACCGAGGTCCGCCGCTTCCGGGCCGACCAAGGCGTGCCCCCGGGCAAGAAGGTCGCCGCGCGGATCACCGCCGACGGCTCGGTGCCCGGTCTGGCCGAGCACGTCGAGGCGGTCCGGTCGCTGTCCAAGCTGACCGTCGACGACGGCACCTTCGCAGCGACCGCGACCCTGCGGATCCCCGGCGCGGTCGTCGAACTCGACCTGGCCGGCGCGATCGACGTCGCGGCCGAACGGGCCCGCCTGAGCAAGGACCTCACGACGGCTGCGTCCGAGGTCGCCGCCGCCCGCGGGAAGCTCGAGAACAACGATTTCCTGCAGAAGGCACCGGAGCCCGTCGTCGCGAAGATCCGCGGCCGACTGTCCAGCGCAGAGGCCGACATCGCCCGCATCACCGCGCAACTCGACGCCCTGGGTCCCGCGTGA
- a CDS encoding folylpolyglutamate synthase/dihydrofolate synthase family protein, producing MSDEGRHLTSVPEPDVAEQLAAVEKALLARWPESRLEPSLDRIAALCDVLGSPQRAYPVIHVGGTNGKTSTARMIESLLRAFGLRTGMFTSPHLQRMRERIAFDGRPIDAERMVAAYVDLEPYLGLIDSSQPHRLSFFETMTGLAFAAFADAPVDVAVVEVGMGGSWDATNVVDGQVAVITPVAVDHAAYLGSTPAQIAVEKAGILKDGAAAVLAVQSEEVGEVLLRRAGEVNAVLAREGREFGVRGRLGALGGQVLAIQGIGGLYEDLFLPLFGAHQAHNAACALAAVEAFLGGGREQLDVEVLRAGFAAVSSPGRLEVVRNSPTIVLDAAHNPMGAAATAAAIGEDFSFRRLVGVVGVMADKDAAGILAALEPVLDEITVTATADPRAMPVDELAAVAVEIFGADRVTVATRLDEALDTAVGLAESGDDPAGAGVLVVGSIVLAGDARTLLRGPK from the coding sequence GTGAGCGACGAAGGGCGCCACCTGACCTCGGTGCCGGAGCCCGACGTCGCGGAGCAGTTGGCAGCCGTCGAGAAGGCGCTGCTGGCGCGGTGGCCGGAGTCGCGGCTGGAGCCATCGCTGGACCGGATCGCCGCGCTGTGCGACGTTCTCGGTTCGCCGCAGCGCGCGTACCCGGTCATCCACGTCGGCGGGACGAACGGCAAGACCAGTACCGCGCGGATGATCGAGTCGCTGCTGCGCGCGTTCGGGCTGCGCACCGGGATGTTCACCAGCCCGCACCTGCAGAGGATGCGCGAGCGGATCGCCTTCGACGGCCGACCGATCGACGCCGAGCGCATGGTCGCCGCCTACGTCGACCTCGAGCCGTACCTCGGCCTGATCGACAGCTCGCAACCGCACCGACTGTCGTTCTTCGAGACGATGACGGGGCTGGCCTTCGCCGCGTTCGCCGACGCCCCGGTCGACGTGGCCGTGGTCGAGGTCGGCATGGGCGGCAGCTGGGACGCGACCAACGTCGTCGACGGGCAGGTCGCGGTGATCACCCCGGTCGCCGTCGACCACGCCGCATACCTCGGCTCCACGCCGGCGCAGATCGCCGTGGAGAAGGCCGGGATCCTCAAGGACGGCGCGGCCGCGGTGCTCGCCGTCCAGTCGGAGGAGGTCGGCGAGGTGCTGCTGCGCCGCGCCGGCGAGGTCAACGCCGTCCTTGCCCGGGAGGGTCGGGAGTTCGGCGTGCGGGGCCGACTCGGCGCGCTCGGCGGCCAGGTGCTGGCCATCCAGGGCATCGGCGGGCTCTACGAGGACCTGTTCCTCCCGTTGTTCGGCGCGCACCAGGCCCACAACGCGGCCTGTGCGCTGGCCGCGGTCGAGGCGTTCCTGGGCGGCGGGCGCGAGCAACTCGACGTCGAGGTCTTGCGCGCCGGCTTCGCCGCGGTGAGCTCGCCCGGCCGGCTGGAGGTCGTCCGCAATTCTCCGACGATCGTGCTGGACGCCGCGCACAACCCGATGGGCGCGGCCGCGACGGCAGCGGCCATCGGCGAGGACTTCTCGTTCCGCCGACTGGTCGGCGTGGTCGGGGTGATGGCCGACAAGGACGCCGCCGGGATCCTGGCCGCCCTGGAGCCGGTGCTCGACGAGATCACGGTCACTGCGACCGCCGATCCGCGCGCGATGCCGGTCGACGAGCTTGCTGCCGTGGCCGTGGAGATCTTCGGTGCGGATCGGGTCACTGTGGCGACCCGGCTCGACGAGGCCCTGGACACCGCGGTCGGGCTGGCCGAGTCCGGCGACGACCCGGCCGGGGCCGGCGTGCTCGTGGTGGGCTCGATCGTGCTCGCCGGTGACGCCCGGACCCTGCTGCGCGGACCCAAGTGA
- a CDS encoding DUF4233 domain-containing protein, whose protein sequence is MTGEYEPKGLTAASRAKMQRRLCSVVLFFEGFVVFFGSLVAARSSTMVSEGQALALGGVLALVCVLATGSLRSPYGIPVGWAVQVLVLATGVVVHAMIVMGLLFGALWVAALRIGAMVAQAPYGTTSAENHPGR, encoded by the coding sequence GTGACGGGGGAGTATGAGCCGAAGGGGCTCACCGCGGCGTCCCGGGCGAAGATGCAGCGCCGGCTGTGCAGCGTCGTGCTGTTCTTCGAGGGCTTCGTGGTGTTCTTCGGCTCGCTGGTGGCCGCGCGGTCCTCCACCATGGTTTCCGAGGGACAGGCGCTGGCACTTGGGGGAGTGCTCGCCCTGGTGTGCGTGCTCGCGACCGGCTCGCTGCGGTCGCCCTACGGGATCCCGGTCGGCTGGGCCGTCCAGGTCCTGGTGCTGGCCACGGGCGTGGTCGTGCACGCGATGATCGTCATGGGGCTGCTGTTCGGGGCGCTGTGGGTCGCCGCGCTGCGAATCGGGGCGATGGTCGCCCAGGCGCCTTACGGGACGACGTCGGCCGAGAACCACCCCGGCCGATAG
- the ndk gene encoding nucleoside-diphosphate kinase, with amino-acid sequence MSQNTLVLVKPDGVRRGLVGQILARFEAKGFKIEAMALRTIDKQLADQHYAEHVEKGWYPELREFITSGPLISLVLSGDQAIDVVRQIVGATDGRKAAPGTVRGDYSLSNQENLIHASDSEESAARELALWFPDF; translated from the coding sequence GTGTCCCAGAACACCCTGGTCCTGGTCAAGCCCGACGGCGTGCGCCGCGGCCTGGTCGGCCAGATCCTCGCCCGCTTCGAGGCCAAGGGCTTCAAGATCGAGGCCATGGCCCTGCGCACCATCGACAAGCAGCTCGCCGACCAGCATTACGCCGAGCACGTGGAGAAGGGCTGGTACCCGGAGCTCCGCGAGTTCATCACCTCCGGCCCGCTGATCTCGCTGGTCCTGTCCGGCGACCAGGCGATCGACGTCGTCCGGCAGATCGTCGGCGCCACCGACGGTCGCAAGGCAGCCCCAGGAACCGTGCGCGGTGACTACTCGCTGTCCAACCAGGAGAACCTGATCCACGCGTCGGACTCCGAGGAGTCCGCGGCACGCGAGCTCGCACTCTGGTTCCCCGACTTCTGA
- a CDS encoding rod shape-determining protein: protein MAMTPTRPRPTGSTSGSVPNQLSSLVGRDIGVDLGTANTLVYVRGRGIVLNEPSVVAVNTVTGEVLAVGSEAKAMIGRTPAHVVAVRPLKDGVIADFELAERMLRYFIQKVHKRRYFAKPRVVVCVPSGITGVERRAVIEAADQAGARAVHIVEEPMAAAIGAGMPVGEATGSMVVDIGGGTTEVAVISLGGIVCAQSIRVAGDDMDEAIISYLKKEYSLLVGERTAEEIKMTIAAALPAGDEYRADVRGRDMISGLPKNVVITPDDVRRAIEDPIKQIIEAVRATLDACPPELAADVMDRGIVLTGGGALLRRLDDRICAETGMPVIVAPRPLDCVALGAGRCVDEFEALQSVFAAHNQSSYQKRY, encoded by the coding sequence ATGGCGATGACGCCCACCCGGCCGCGCCCCACCGGTTCCACCAGCGGTTCGGTCCCCAACCAGCTCTCGTCGCTGGTGGGCCGTGACATCGGGGTTGACCTGGGGACCGCGAACACCCTGGTCTACGTGCGCGGCCGGGGGATCGTGCTCAACGAGCCGTCCGTGGTGGCGGTCAACACCGTCACCGGCGAGGTTCTGGCGGTCGGCTCGGAGGCCAAGGCCATGATCGGCCGCACCCCGGCGCACGTCGTCGCGGTCCGGCCGCTGAAGGATGGCGTGATCGCCGACTTCGAGCTTGCCGAGCGCATGCTGCGCTACTTCATCCAGAAGGTGCATAAGCGCCGCTACTTCGCCAAGCCCCGCGTGGTCGTGTGCGTCCCGTCGGGGATCACCGGCGTCGAGCGCCGTGCCGTGATCGAGGCGGCCGACCAGGCCGGTGCCCGTGCAGTGCACATCGTCGAGGAGCCGATGGCGGCGGCGATCGGGGCCGGGATGCCGGTTGGCGAGGCCACCGGCAGCATGGTCGTCGACATCGGCGGCGGTACCACCGAGGTCGCGGTGATCTCCCTCGGCGGGATCGTCTGCGCCCAGTCGATCCGCGTCGCGGGTGACGACATGGACGAGGCGATCATCTCCTACCTGAAGAAGGAGTACTCGCTGCTCGTCGGCGAGCGCACCGCCGAGGAGATCAAGATGACGATCGCCGCGGCGCTGCCGGCCGGCGACGAGTACCGGGCCGACGTCCGCGGCCGCGACATGATCTCCGGACTGCCGAAGAACGTGGTCATCACCCCGGACGACGTGCGTCGCGCCATCGAAGACCCGATCAAGCAGATCATCGAGGCGGTTCGGGCCACCCTCGACGCCTGCCCGCCGGAACTGGCCGCCGACGTCATGGACCGCGGCATCGTGCTCACCGGTGGTGGCGCACTCCTGCGCCGCCTGGACGACCGAATCTGTGCCGAGACCGGAATGCCGGTCATCGTCGCTCCGCGTCCGCTGGACTGCGTGGCGCTGGGCGCCGGGCGGTGCGTCGACGAATTCGAGGCCCTGCAGTCGGTGTTCGCCGCCCACAACCAGAGCTCGTACCAGAAGCGGTACTGA
- the mreC gene encoding rod shape-determining protein MreC produces MIRDTTTTRVLLGALLLTTVGAAVVDSRSSSADSPLAPVRTFAARVFGPVESGVVWVAGPVAETVTGIGRAHSRQIRIDALAGQNARLAAQLAATQQQLAGNGARSALAEAARTAAVNVRPAHVIGVAPDRGYSWSVAIDLGSDDGVAPDTAVLDAAGLVGRVTSVTSHTATVVLLLDPISSVGVRSASSGQIGTLTGTGEDLCRLTMFDPHSIPAVGEDLRTFGSRDARPYTAGIPVGKVVSVTPRPDGVTILVRPYTGFGDLDTVGVVVPPGTSPSSVTAAGPTS; encoded by the coding sequence ATGATTCGCGACACCACCACCACGCGGGTGCTGCTGGGCGCACTGCTGCTCACCACGGTGGGCGCTGCGGTGGTCGACTCACGCTCGAGCTCCGCGGACTCGCCGCTGGCACCGGTACGCACGTTCGCGGCGCGGGTGTTCGGGCCGGTCGAGTCGGGGGTGGTCTGGGTGGCCGGTCCGGTCGCCGAGACCGTTACCGGGATCGGTCGCGCCCACTCCCGGCAGATCCGGATCGACGCCCTGGCGGGCCAGAACGCCCGCCTGGCCGCCCAGTTGGCCGCGACGCAGCAGCAGTTGGCCGGCAACGGCGCCCGGAGCGCGCTGGCCGAGGCAGCCCGCACCGCCGCCGTGAACGTCCGGCCGGCGCACGTGATCGGTGTCGCGCCGGACCGTGGTTACTCGTGGAGCGTGGCGATCGACCTCGGCAGCGACGACGGCGTTGCCCCGGACACCGCCGTGCTGGACGCGGCCGGATTGGTCGGCCGGGTCACCTCGGTCACCTCGCACACCGCCACCGTGGTGCTGCTGCTCGACCCGATTTCCTCGGTGGGCGTGCGATCGGCAAGTTCCGGCCAGATCGGGACGCTCACCGGGACCGGTGAGGACCTGTGCCGACTGACGATGTTCGACCCGCACAGCATCCCGGCGGTGGGCGAGGATCTGCGCACCTTCGGCTCTCGCGACGCCCGGCCGTACACCGCCGGGATACCGGTGGGGAAGGTCGTCTCGGTGACCCCGCGGCCGGACGGGGTGACGATCCTGGTGCGGCCGTACACCGGCTTCGGCGACCTGGACACGGTCGGCGTGGTCGTGCCCCCGGGCACCAGCCCTTCGAGCGTGACGGCGGCGGGCCCGACGTCATGA
- the mrdA gene encoding penicillin-binding protein 2 — translation MRIPASVRRVFLVQCMLLCLMLVLGGRLWFLQGLRSGQYVAAADANTVREVVVPAARGLILDDMGRVLVRNKSRTRISIDRSLLLAQPDRGAKTLDRLAAVLSVPADKLRAQLRLCGAGVGAPCWSGSPYQPIPVADNVDPSTALAVSERREDFPGVSVDQLAVRDYPAPYGVNAAHILGYVAAADEGQVKAQRVNGAVDPKLGTADLVGQSGLEQQYDSALRGRAGVSRISVDHLGHVLGPVGETPAVPGDNLVTTIDSKVQALAEQQLAAAIDRARHVADYRGRKYPADSGAVVVLDVNTGAVVAMAGAPSYDPSAWVGGISPDNYTELTGDSANQPLLDRPIAGGGAPGSTFKVITTAAALSDGYDPEKRWECSSSFGIGGRAFGNYEGEAYGFITMARAVEVSCDTVFYRVAYEMWQKAGGSKPAPGAVDPIQDMAHRFGLGKRTGIDLPGESPGRIVDRDWKHANWLATRVETCKRALTGYPELAATDPKRAAFLTDLAKENCTDGYLYRGGDAANLAIGQGDTAVTPLQLARVYAAIANGGTMWRPHVAKAELSPTGTVVHRFGPVSDGKVGLPDSVLDYIRQALVGVTTKGTAQGDYHGWPLAQIPVAAKTGTAEHFGEQPTSWFAGFVPAGAHPQYAVVMTVSHGGTGSGTSGLAVRTIEAALLGVGEKPFVPNGQLPAALPVARPDGSFREPR, via the coding sequence ATGAGGATTCCCGCGAGCGTGCGCCGAGTCTTCCTGGTCCAGTGCATGCTGCTGTGCCTGATGCTCGTCCTCGGCGGGCGTCTCTGGTTCCTGCAGGGTCTGCGTTCCGGGCAGTACGTCGCGGCCGCGGACGCCAACACGGTGCGTGAGGTCGTCGTTCCGGCCGCCCGCGGCCTGATCCTCGACGACATGGGCCGGGTGCTGGTCCGCAACAAGAGCCGGACGCGGATCAGCATCGACCGGTCCTTGCTGCTCGCGCAGCCCGACCGGGGCGCCAAGACGTTGGACCGACTCGCTGCGGTGCTCTCCGTGCCGGCCGACAAGCTGCGCGCGCAACTGCGGCTGTGCGGCGCCGGTGTCGGTGCGCCGTGCTGGAGTGGCTCGCCGTACCAGCCGATCCCCGTCGCCGACAACGTCGACCCGAGCACCGCGCTGGCAGTCTCCGAACGCCGTGAGGACTTCCCGGGGGTCAGCGTCGATCAACTCGCGGTGCGCGACTACCCGGCCCCCTACGGGGTGAACGCCGCCCACATCCTCGGCTACGTCGCGGCCGCCGACGAGGGGCAGGTCAAGGCGCAGCGCGTGAACGGTGCCGTGGACCCGAAGCTCGGCACCGCCGACCTGGTCGGCCAATCCGGACTGGAACAGCAGTACGACTCGGCCCTGCGCGGGCGAGCGGGCGTCTCCCGCATCTCCGTCGACCACCTCGGGCATGTGCTCGGACCGGTGGGGGAAACCCCTGCGGTACCCGGCGACAACCTGGTCACCACGATCGACTCGAAGGTGCAGGCGCTGGCCGAGCAGCAGTTGGCCGCGGCCATCGACCGCGCCCGCCACGTCGCTGACTACCGCGGCCGCAAGTACCCGGCCGACTCCGGTGCCGTCGTCGTGCTGGACGTGAACACCGGTGCGGTCGTCGCGATGGCCGGTGCGCCCAGCTACGACCCGTCGGCCTGGGTCGGCGGGATCTCGCCGGACAACTACACGGAGCTGACCGGCGACTCGGCGAACCAGCCGCTGCTCGACCGGCCGATCGCCGGCGGTGGCGCGCCCGGCTCGACGTTCAAGGTGATCACCACCGCCGCGGCCCTGAGCGACGGTTACGACCCCGAGAAGCGATGGGAGTGCTCGAGCTCGTTCGGCATCGGGGGCCGCGCCTTCGGCAACTACGAGGGCGAGGCCTACGGGTTCATCACGATGGCGCGGGCCGTCGAGGTCTCCTGCGACACGGTCTTCTACCGGGTCGCATACGAGATGTGGCAGAAGGCCGGCGGCAGCAAGCCGGCGCCCGGCGCCGTCGACCCGATCCAGGACATGGCTCACCGGTTCGGCCTGGGCAAGCGCACCGGCATCGACCTGCCGGGGGAGTCGCCGGGCCGGATCGTCGACCGCGACTGGAAGCATGCCAACTGGCTGGCGACCCGCGTCGAGACCTGCAAGCGCGCCCTGACCGGGTACCCGGAGCTCGCGGCCACCGACCCGAAACGGGCCGCCTTCCTCACCGACCTGGCCAAGGAGAACTGCACGGACGGCTACCTCTACCGGGGCGGCGACGCGGCGAACCTGGCCATCGGGCAGGGCGACACGGCGGTCACTCCGTTGCAGCTGGCCCGCGTGTACGCGGCGATCGCCAACGGCGGGACGATGTGGCGCCCGCACGTGGCCAAGGCCGAGCTGAGCCCGACCGGCACGGTGGTCCATCGCTTCGGCCCGGTGTCGGACGGCAAGGTGGGCCTGCCGGACTCGGTGCTGGACTACATCCGTCAAGCATTGGTCGGGGTCACCACCAAAGGCACCGCCCAGGGCGACTACCACGGCTGGCCCCTGGCGCAGATCCCGGTGGCGGCCAAGACCGGCACCGCTGAGCACTTCGGCGAGCAGCCCACCTCCTGGTTCGCGGGCTTCGTCCCGGCCGGTGCGCACCCGCAGTACGCGGTGGTCATGACGGTCTCGCACGGCGGTACCGGCAGCGGCACCTCCGGCCTGGCCGTGCGCACGATCGAGGCGGCCCTGCTCGGCGTCGGTGAGAAACCCTTTGTTCCCAACGGTCAACTGCCCGCCGCGCTGCCGGTCGCGCGTCCTGACGGCAGCTTCCGGGAGCCTCGATGA